In Geminocystis sp. NIES-3709, a single genomic region encodes these proteins:
- the trpA gene encoding tryptophan synthase subunit alpha gives MISVSQRFKQLKQNSQCALIPFITAGDPNLETTAKAIKILADRGADMIELGVPYSDPLADGPVIQAAATRALKKGVCLNDVLNIIKNVKVDIPIILFTYYNPIFHRGVEKFISTIADVGVKGLVVPDLPLEEAESFLEIAQNYGIEVTLLVAPTSPIERIEQIALKSQGFIYLVSVTGVTGMRSQIESRVEDLISKLKTVTDKPIGVGFGISEPSQALQIKQWGADGVIVGSAFVKKLANPDPEIGLQEMANLCHDLKQAIIN, from the coding sequence ATGATTTCAGTTTCTCAACGTTTTAAGCAACTTAAGCAAAACTCTCAATGTGCCTTAATTCCTTTTATTACAGCAGGAGATCCAAATTTGGAAACCACTGCAAAAGCGATCAAAATATTAGCCGATCGAGGAGCTGATATGATTGAATTAGGTGTACCCTATTCTGATCCTTTAGCTGATGGCCCTGTAATTCAAGCCGCCGCTACCCGTGCATTAAAAAAAGGAGTTTGCTTAAATGATGTCCTCAACATCATCAAAAATGTCAAAGTTGACATCCCCATTATTTTATTTACTTACTACAATCCCATTTTCCATCGAGGAGTAGAAAAATTTATCTCTACTATTGCTGATGTTGGAGTTAAAGGTTTAGTCGTGCCAGATTTACCCCTAGAGGAAGCAGAAAGTTTTTTAGAAATTGCTCAAAATTATGGTATCGAGGTAACTTTATTAGTTGCACCTACTTCTCCCATAGAAAGAATTGAACAAATTGCCTTAAAGTCTCAAGGTTTTATTTATCTTGTCAGTGTTACTGGAGTAACAGGAATGCGATCGCAAATAGAAAGTCGAGTAGAAGATTTAATTAGCAAACTTAAAACCGTTACGGATAAACCGATCGGAGTAGGTTTTGGTATATCTGAACCATCCCAAGCCCTGCAAATAAAACAATGGGGGGCAGATGGTGTCATTGTAGGTAGTGCATTCGTGAAAAAATTAGCTAACCCCGATCCAGAAATAGGCTTACAAGAAATGGCAAACTTGTGTCATGATCTCAAACAAGCTATTATCAATTAA
- a CDS encoding DUF3007 family protein: protein MRRIDAILIALGVFFMGGLIYFIFQSIGLDATKAGIWSQVLLVLGLIGWVLTYLFRVFTNNMTYHKQVKDYDDAFFAKQLEKMSPEEIAKLMENSESENSGV from the coding sequence ATGAGAAGAATTGATGCTATTTTAATCGCCTTGGGAGTGTTTTTCATGGGCGGTTTAATTTATTTTATCTTTCAATCGATCGGATTAGATGCCACTAAAGCCGGTATTTGGAGTCAAGTCTTATTAGTTTTAGGCTTAATTGGTTGGGTATTAACCTATTTATTCAGAGTTTTCACTAACAATATGACTTACCACAAACAAGTTAAAGATTATGATGATGCTTTTTTCGCCAAACAATTAGAAAAAATGTCTCCTGAAGAAATTGCAAAACTCATGGAAAATTCTGAATCAGAAAATTCTGGAGTATAA